In Anaerolineales bacterium, the following proteins share a genomic window:
- a CDS encoding DUF2203 domain-containing protein, whose translation MPKFFTLAEANEALKVIRPIMDEVMLIRERILDNQPEIWAVVEKSAGNGGNPVLSKMVVEFEKFDALLHQILDTGVQIKNINIGLLDFSAMKAGREVYLCWQHGEGDIAFWHEVDAGYAGRQPIALF comes from the coding sequence ATGCCCAAGTTTTTCACCCTCGCCGAAGCCAACGAAGCCTTGAAGGTCATCCGTCCGATCATGGATGAAGTGATGCTGATCCGTGAGCGGATTCTCGACAACCAACCTGAGATTTGGGCTGTCGTGGAAAAGTCTGCGGGGAATGGCGGTAACCCGGTGTTGAGTAAAATGGTTGTGGAATTCGAGAAGTTCGATGCGTTGCTTCATCAGATTCTGGATACCGGCGTGCAGATCAAGAACATCAATATCGGTTTGCTGGATTTCTCCGCGATGAAGGCTGGGCGTGAGGTATATTTGTGTTGGCAACACGGCGAGGGAGATATTGCCTTTTGGCATGAAGTGGACGCGGGATACGCGGGTAGACAGCCGATAGCCTTATTTTGA
- a CDS encoding cupredoxin domain-containing protein produces the protein MLKKLFLLVSVVFLLTACGGLSAPATEVTVEETDFLFSPDTITVPLGKPVTLTITNSGVVEHDFGIQKISVSDVSMGHEEGMSHDMGAMELDLHVATQPNGVSTVTFTPTEAGEYEFFCSVPGHKEAGMMGKLTVIASDQ, from the coding sequence ATGTTGAAAAAGCTATTCCTTCTTGTATCGGTTGTTTTTTTGTTAACCGCTTGCGGCGGATTGTCAGCTCCAGCTACTGAAGTTACCGTGGAAGAAACCGATTTTTTGTTCAGCCCGGATACGATCACTGTGCCGCTTGGCAAACCGGTGACCTTGACTATCACGAACAGCGGGGTGGTGGAGCACGACTTCGGCATTCAAAAGATTAGCGTGAGCGACGTGTCCATGGGGCATGAAGAAGGGATGAGCCACGATATGGGTGCGATGGAGTTGGATTTGCATGTCGCCACCCAGCCGAACGGCGTCAGCACAGTCACGTTTACGCCAACGGAAGCGGGAGAATATGAATTCTTCTGCTCGGTTCCCGGGCATAAAGAAGCCGGCATGATGGGAAAATTGACCGTCATTGCCTCTGATCAATAA
- a CDS encoding metal-sensitive transcriptional regulator, which produces METEHTLRRLKTIEGHLRGVIRMVEEDAYCIDVIRQIQAVDAALNKVSAQILENHLNSCVITAIQGNDKKERQRVLKEITEVFEMSAKV; this is translated from the coding sequence ATGGAAACCGAACACACGCTCCGCCGTTTGAAAACCATCGAAGGTCACTTGCGCGGCGTTATCCGCATGGTGGAAGAGGACGCGTATTGTATTGACGTGATCCGCCAGATTCAGGCGGTGGACGCGGCATTGAATAAAGTGAGTGCGCAAATTCTCGAAAACCACCTAAATTCATGCGTCATCACCGCCATTCAGGGAAACGACAAAAAGGAACGTCAGCGCGTGCTGAAGGAAATCACCGAAGTGTTCGAGATGTCTGCCAAAGTCTAG
- a CDS encoding copper ion binding protein translates to MTTVTYSVPAMHCDHCTHTIEMEVGELQGVQAVKADLNTKKVEITFDAPASEQSIKALLSEIDYPVEGLITL, encoded by the coding sequence ATGACCACTGTTACTTATTCCGTCCCCGCGATGCACTGCGACCATTGCACTCATACCATCGAAATGGAAGTGGGCGAATTGCAAGGCGTGCAGGCAGTGAAAGCCGATTTGAACACGAAGAAAGTTGAAATTACATTCGACGCGCCAGCCAGCGAGCAAAGCATCAAAGCCTTACTGTCTGAAATTGATTATCCCGTCGAGGGGTTGATCACGTTATAA
- a CDS encoding prenyltransferase: MNLSMWRKALTVIPNITKAEWDQLDTISRWLISTRAAVLVMTALSAALAGLFAWRDNSFALLPWIALMLGLVLAHASNNLLNDYVDFARGVDQKNYFRAMYGPHPLKDQLLGKRQHLTYFGITVLLAFACGLYLMYHNGHDPQGWFLLGAGAFLLLFYTWPLKYIALGEIAVFLVWGPLMVGGGYFVLTGHWSAEVMLVGVIYAFGVTTVIFGKHIDKITVDKEKRIHTLPVLLGEKLSRYTVIGMMIIPYFLVLYLIIAKGFSPALLVTVLAIPRLRQIMTAFLQPKPKERPEGFPDGQGGWPLYFAPLAFVYNRTFGSLFFLGLLADVILKKLLT, from the coding sequence ATGAATCTATCAATGTGGCGTAAGGCGCTTACCGTAATTCCTAACATAACCAAAGCCGAGTGGGATCAACTGGATACGATCTCACGCTGGCTGATTTCTACGCGCGCGGCGGTACTCGTGATGACCGCGCTCTCAGCGGCTCTTGCCGGACTTTTTGCCTGGCGCGACAACTCGTTCGCCCTCCTGCCGTGGATCGCGCTGATGCTGGGATTGGTGTTGGCGCACGCCAGCAACAACCTGCTCAACGATTATGTAGATTTTGCGCGCGGCGTTGACCAAAAGAACTATTTTCGCGCCATGTACGGTCCCCATCCGTTGAAAGACCAACTGCTTGGAAAGCGCCAGCACCTTACCTACTTTGGTATCACCGTCCTGCTGGCTTTTGCCTGCGGCTTGTATCTCATGTACCATAACGGACACGATCCTCAAGGTTGGTTTCTGCTTGGCGCGGGGGCTTTCCTGCTATTGTTTTACACATGGCCCCTTAAGTACATCGCGTTAGGCGAGATCGCCGTCTTTTTGGTTTGGGGTCCCTTGATGGTCGGCGGCGGATATTTCGTCCTCACCGGTCACTGGAGCGCAGAAGTTATGCTCGTCGGCGTGATCTACGCGTTCGGCGTGACAACCGTTATCTTCGGCAAACACATTGACAAGATCACCGTGGACAAAGAGAAACGCATCCACACCCTGCCTGTGCTTCTCGGCGAAAAATTATCGCGGTACACCGTCATCGGCATGATGATCATCCCGTACTTCCTCGTCCTATACCTCATCATAGCCAAAGGCTTTTCGCCGGCGCTTCTCGTCACCGTGTTAGCCATTCCGCGCTTGCGGCAAATAATGACGGCGTTCCTCCAACCCAAGCCCAAAGAACGCCCGGAAGGCTTCCCTGATGGACAAGGCGGATGGCCCCTCTACTTCGCTCCGCTGGCGTTTGTATACAACCGAA
- a CDS encoding Glu/Leu/Phe/Val dehydrogenase dimerization domain-containing protein, whose product MLDVTNYMAEHGHEELVTYHDRESGLRALIAVHNTTLGPSLGGTRLWRYENSEAAMLDVLRLSEGMTYKAAVAGLHLGGGKSVIMADGKEQDPQVRAARLKAFGVMVERMGGRYIAAEDVGTTTSDILTVRGETKHVAGLPPEVGGSGDPSPVTAFGVMQGLHAVVQETLRTDSFKGVRVSIQGLGKVGMSLASRLVLEGALVKATDIRSENCRQAAEQFGVEIVQPEAIYDVECDIFAPCALGGVINDQTLPRLKCKIIAGSANNQLEDDRHGEALYQSGIVYAVDYVINAGGLINVAHELHGYNEEKAMAQAGQIFHTVKKMLALARTEGVSEVRAAHQMAQDRLKSGVIKSHS is encoded by the coding sequence ATGCTTGATGTTACGAATTACATGGCGGAGCACGGACATGAAGAATTGGTCACATATCACGATCGCGAAAGCGGACTACGCGCGCTGATCGCGGTTCACAATACGACGCTGGGTCCTAGTTTGGGAGGGACGCGTTTGTGGCGTTACGAGAATAGCGAAGCCGCCATGTTAGACGTGCTTCGATTGTCGGAAGGTATGACCTATAAAGCGGCAGTTGCCGGTTTGCATTTAGGAGGCGGCAAATCGGTCATCATGGCAGACGGGAAAGAGCAGGATCCACAAGTGCGCGCGGCGCGGCTGAAAGCGTTCGGCGTCATGGTGGAACGGATGGGCGGACGATACATCGCAGCGGAGGATGTGGGAACGACCACATCCGATATTTTGACCGTTCGGGGTGAGACAAAGCATGTAGCAGGCTTGCCGCCTGAAGTTGGCGGAAGCGGCGATCCGTCACCGGTGACTGCGTTCGGCGTGATGCAAGGACTCCATGCGGTGGTCCAAGAGACCTTGCGCACCGATAGTTTTAAAGGCGTGCGCGTGAGCATTCAAGGTCTGGGAAAAGTAGGGATGAGCCTTGCGTCGCGACTGGTTCTAGAGGGCGCATTGGTTAAAGCCACTGATATCCGTTCGGAAAATTGTCGTCAGGCGGCGGAACAATTCGGCGTTGAAATCGTCCAACCCGAGGCGATCTATGACGTCGAGTGTGATATCTTCGCCCCTTGCGCGCTCGGTGGTGTGATCAACGATCAAACGCTCCCGCGTTTGAAATGCAAGATTATCGCTGGCAGCGCCAACAATCAATTGGAGGACGATCGTCACGGCGAGGCGCTTTATCAGAGCGGCATAGTGTATGCTGTGGATTATGTCATCAACGCCGGAGGACTCATCAACGTTGCGCACGAATTACATGGCTACAACGAGGAAAAAGCTATGGCGCAGGCTGGGCAGATTTTCCATACCGTCAAAAAGATGCTGGCGCTTGCCCGCACAGAGGGAGTTTCGGAGGTGCGCGCCGCTCACCAAATGGCTCAGGACCGATTGAAATCTGGGGTTATCAAAAGCCATTCGTAA
- a CDS encoding Rrf2 family transcriptional regulator, whose product MQITRQADYATRAILYLARTGRNTRVSTSQVATEQKIPPSFLAKIISQLSVAGLLHTSRGARGGVTLARDPNEITLLEVVEAIDGPIQLNMCIEQNGACTFEGKCPLQPVWCSAQEELVTKLRNTTFAQLAG is encoded by the coding sequence ATGCAAATCACACGTCAAGCCGATTATGCAACACGCGCTATACTTTACTTGGCGCGTACAGGCCGCAACACACGCGTGTCCACCAGCCAGGTTGCAACAGAGCAAAAAATTCCACCGTCGTTCCTGGCAAAGATCATTTCCCAACTCTCTGTGGCGGGTCTGCTTCATACCTCGCGCGGCGCGCGCGGCGGCGTCACGCTCGCGCGTGACCCGAACGAGATCACCCTGCTCGAAGTGGTCGAAGCCATAGATGGACCCATCCAACTCAATATGTGTATCGAACAAAATGGCGCGTGCACGTTCGAAGGAAAATGTCCCTTGCAACCGGTCTGGTGCAGCGCGCAAGAAGAATTGGTGACAAAATTAAGAAATACAACCTTCGCGCAATTAGCGGGGTAA
- a CDS encoding heavy metal translocating P-type ATPase, translating to MSDTKQLTLPITGMTCANCVATVERNLKKLDGVNSAVVNLSSERATVDFDSAKLGLTDMIARVQRAGYGVATGEAELIIKRLADDNDARRLEKALLKLDGVLEAQVNYASEKARVTYVPTIVAQAELRRAVADAGFEAVELGGEAEDAEAIAREHEINEQRRLFIIGLLFTAPLFVFSMLRDFNLLGHWAHDAWVNFAMMLVAAPVQFYVGWQYYVGAYKSLRNGSANMDVLIAMGSSVAYIYSIFITFGIISGHVYFETAAVIITLIRLGKYLEARAKGRTSEAIKKLMGLRAKTARVIRDGEEASVSIDDVRVGDIVLVKPGETIPVDGVVIEGKSSVDESMLTGESLPVEKKQGDAVVGATLNKLGSLKFEATKVGKETALAQIIKLVEDAQGSKAPIQKLADQVSAVFVPIVIGIALLTFAGWYFIGDAGDLTRALINMVAVLVIACPCAMGLATPTAVMVGTGKGAELGVLFKNSEALERAGNVNVVVLDKTGTITKGQPAVTDIITNHQLPITHDELLRLAASVEKGSEHPLGEAIWAEATSRGLGLAEPVGFAAEPGHGVQAEVEGRSVAVGNIRMMNARNFSLNGLESEVARLQSEAKTAMLVAVDGSVAGVIAVADTLKENSKAAIDELHRMGLKVAMITGDNQKTAEAIAKQVGIDPSTSSGQALVLAEVLPEGKTSEVKKLQQTPIENRQSKIINVIAMVGDGINDAPALAQADVGIAIGTGTDVAIAAAPVTLMSGDLRGVARAISLSRKTLATIKQNLFWAFFYNVILIPAAALGWLNPMLAAGAMAFSSVFVVTNSLRLKAYR from the coding sequence ATGTCCGACACCAAACAACTCACTCTCCCCATCACAGGCATGACCTGCGCCAACTGCGTCGCCACGGTGGAACGCAATTTGAAGAAACTCGATGGCGTGAACTCAGCCGTCGTCAATCTTTCGTCCGAACGCGCCACGGTTGATTTTGACTCCGCCAAGCTCGGGCTGACTGACATGATCGCGCGCGTCCAACGCGCGGGTTATGGCGTCGCCACAGGCGAAGCGGAACTCATCATCAAGCGCCTCGCCGACGATAACGACGCGCGCCGACTCGAAAAGGCATTGCTCAAACTCGACGGCGTACTCGAAGCGCAGGTGAATTACGCCAGCGAAAAAGCGCGCGTGACCTATGTGCCGACCATCGTCGCGCAAGCCGAATTGCGCCGCGCCGTTGCCGACGCGGGCTTTGAGGCGGTCGAACTCGGCGGCGAGGCGGAAGACGCGGAAGCCATTGCGCGCGAACACGAGATCAACGAGCAACGCCGCTTGTTTATCATCGGCTTGCTTTTCACCGCGCCGTTGTTCGTTTTTTCAATGCTGCGCGACTTCAACCTCCTCGGGCATTGGGCGCACGACGCGTGGGTCAACTTCGCAATGATGCTCGTCGCAGCGCCTGTGCAGTTTTACGTCGGCTGGCAATATTATGTCGGCGCGTACAAATCGCTCCGCAACGGCTCCGCCAACATGGACGTGCTCATCGCCATGGGTTCCTCCGTCGCATACATTTACTCAATATTCATCACATTCGGGATCATCTCGGGTCATGTCTACTTTGAAACTGCGGCAGTCATCATCACGTTGATTCGACTCGGCAAATATTTGGAAGCGCGCGCAAAGGGACGCACCTCGGAGGCGATCAAAAAATTGATGGGACTCCGCGCCAAAACCGCCCGCGTCATCCGCGACGGGGAGGAGGCTTCAGTTTCCATTGACGACGTGCGCGTCGGGGACATCGTGCTCGTCAAGCCTGGCGAAACGATTCCCGTCGACGGCGTGGTGATCGAAGGCAAATCCAGCGTGGACGAATCCATGCTCACGGGCGAATCGCTTCCCGTTGAAAAGAAACAAGGCGACGCGGTCGTCGGCGCGACGTTGAACAAACTCGGCTCGTTGAAATTCGAAGCGACAAAGGTCGGCAAAGAGACCGCGCTCGCGCAGATCATCAAACTGGTCGAAGACGCGCAGGGAAGCAAAGCGCCGATTCAAAAATTGGCAGATCAGGTGTCTGCTGTGTTTGTACCGATCGTCATCGGCATCGCGCTGTTGACTTTCGCGGGCTGGTATTTCATCGGCGACGCGGGCGACCTGACGCGCGCGTTGATTAACATGGTAGCAGTTCTCGTGATCGCCTGTCCCTGCGCGATGGGACTCGCCACACCGACAGCGGTGATGGTTGGGACAGGCAAAGGCGCGGAGTTGGGCGTGCTGTTCAAAAACAGCGAAGCCCTCGAACGCGCGGGCAACGTGAACGTTGTCGTGCTCGATAAAACAGGGACGATCACGAAGGGTCAACCTGCTGTCACTGACATAATTACCAATCACCAATTACCAATTACGCATGATGAACTACTGCGCCTCGCCGCATCCGTCGAAAAAGGAAGCGAACATCCTCTTGGCGAAGCCATTTGGGCGGAAGCAACAAGTCGCGGCTTGGGTTTGGCGGAGCCAGTCGGGTTTGCGGCTGAGCCAGGTCATGGCGTGCAGGCTGAAGTCGAGGGAAGAAGCGTTGCCGTAGGCAATATCCGCATGATGAACGCGCGGAACTTTTCCCTGAACGGACTCGAATCCGAAGTGGCGCGTTTACAATCCGAAGCGAAGACGGCGATGCTGGTTGCGGTTGATGGTAGTGTGGCTGGCGTGATCGCGGTTGCAGACACGTTGAAGGAAAATTCAAAAGCGGCGATTGATGAACTGCATCGCATGGGCTTGAAGGTTGCGATGATCACGGGCGATAACCAAAAAACCGCCGAGGCGATTGCGAAACAAGTTGGCATTGACCCTTCGACAAGCTCAGGGCAGGCTCTAGTTCTCGCCGAAGTGTTGCCCGAGGGTAAAACCTCCGAAGTCAAAAAACTCCAACAAACGCCAATCGAAAATCGCCAATCGAAAATCATAAATGTAATTGCGATGGTCGGCGACGGAATTAACGATGCCCCCGCGCTCGCGCAAGCGGATGTCGGCATCGCGATCGGCACGGGAACCGACGTTGCGATTGCCGCCGCACCCGTGACGTTGATGAGCGGTGACCTGCGCGGCGTGGCGCGCGCAATTTCTCTTTCGCGCAAGACGCTAGCAACGATCAAACAAAATTTGTTCTGGGCGTTTTTCTACAACGTGATTCTGATTCCCGCCGCCGCGCTCGGTTGGTTGAACCCGATGCTCGCCGCAGGCGCGATGGCGTTCAGCAGCGTCTTCGTGGTGACGAATAGTTTGCGCTTGAAGGCGTACAGGTAG